AGCCTGGATACCGCCGTCCCGTTTTAGTCGTTCAAGATGATACCTTTACTCAAAGCCGTATCAATACAGTCATCGTTGTCATTATCACTTCAAATATTCAGTTGGCAGAAGCTCCAGGCAATGTATTGTTACCGCAAGGAGCAACAGGCTTGTCTAGAGATTCAGTCGCTAATGTATCTCAAATTCTCACAGTCGATAAAACATTCTTGGTTGAATGTATTGGTTCCCTACCAAGCGGCTTGCAGGAGGAGATAGATGATGGACTAC
This portion of the Neosynechococcus sphagnicola sy1 genome encodes:
- a CDS encoding type II toxin-antitoxin system PemK/MazF family toxin; its protein translation is PGYRRPVLVVQDDTFTQSRINTVIVVIITSNIQLAEAPGNVLLPQGATGLSRDSVANVSQILTVDKTFLVECIGSLPSGLQEEIDDGLRTILYL